GCAAACCGCTGGTGCAGAACTTCTTTGAATGGGTGGATTTGCAGTTCGAGCGGCAAGGCTTCCTGCCCAGCAATCCGTTGACCAAGGCATTGGCCTATGCACGCGAGCGCCGCGCGCAACTGCAGGTGTTTCTGGGCGATGCGGATGTGGCCATGGATACGAACCATCTGGAACGCGCCTTGCGCGCGATACCAATGGGCAGGCGCAATTGGTTATTCTGCTGGACGGAGGTGGGCGCCAAGCGCGCGGGCATCATGCAGAGCCTGATCGTGACATGCCGTTTACATGACATTGACCCCTACACCTACCTGGTTGATGTCTTGCAACGCGTAGGCCACCACCCCGCCTCCAGAGTTTCAGAACTGACGCCTCGTCAATGGAAGCAGCACTTCGCCGAGAATCCATTGCGTTCACCATTACACGGTTTGGTAACGTAGGCAATAACGCCGGACAGTGACCGGTTACGCTCAAACTGATGCTCGAAGGCATCGAAGTGCGCCGACGCCACAAACGCTACCAACACCCTGCGCGGAGGTGACGATGTGCCCATTTTCAATCCGGAGAAGCACTCTTTTGCTTTGTCCCTAAAGGCCGCAAGATAAGGCCCATGTCGATGCCCAATACCAGCACTCCCACATTTACCGTCGAAACGGTCATGGGGCTGTCGCCGCAGAGCATCGCGCAGACACTGCAAGCACAGGCCGCCAGCATCAGCGCGCTGGAGCAGCAGCTCGAATGGTTCAAACGCCAACTCTTTGGCAAGAAGAGCGAGCGCTTTGCACCCTTGCCCGATGCGCAGCAAATGCACCTGGGGCAACTCCTGGGCGACCTCCCTGCCACTGATGCGCCCGAAGCCGACTCCGACTCCAACACCATCCCTGCACACCAGCGACGCAAACCCCGCAGCAACTTTGCCGACGAGGGCACGCCCGCATCGTTCTTTGACGAAACCAAGGTGCCCGTGCACACCATCGAGCTGGCCAACCCCGAGACCAAAGACCTCTCGCCCGATCAGTACGAGGTTGTCAGCCAGAAGGTCAGCCACCGCTTGGCACAGCGCCCCGGTGCCTATGTGGTGCTGAAGTATGTGCGCTCTGTCATCAAGCGCCACGACACGCAAACCCTGCACTGTGCGGGCGCGCCAACAGGCATCATTGAGGGCAGCCGCGCTGACGTGAGCTTGCTCGCAGGCGTTGTTGTTGACAAGTTTGCCTGGCACATTCCGCTGTACCGGCAGCACCAGCGCCTGAGCCAAGCGGGCTTCAAACTCAGCCGGGCGTGGCTGACGCAACTGGCGCAAAAGACCATTTCCCTGCTGGAGCCGATTTACGACACGCAGCTCGAGTCGATCCGCAACAGCCGGGTCAAGGCAATGGACGAGACCCCCATCAAGGCCGGGCGCAGTGGGCCCGGCAAGATGAAGGCGGCCTACTTCTGGCCTGTGTACGGCGAACTCGATGAGGTGTGCTTTGCCTATTTCGAGTCGCGCCGCCACGAGCACGTACAGCAGGCATTGGGGCTGCCAGGGGCCACAGATGCCGTGTTGCTCACTGACGGCTATGAGGCCTATGCACGTTACGCTGCCAAGACCGGCATTACGCATGCCCAATGCTGGGCGCACTGCAGGCGTGGCTTCTTTGAAGCTCTAGGGGCCGAGCCACAGGCCGCTGGCCAGGCGCTGCAGCAAATTGGCGAGATTTACGCCCAGGAAGAAGCCATTCGTGAACGTGACCTCTACGGGGATGCCAAACGAGAGCACCGTCTAAGCCACAGCAAACCGCTGGTGCAGAACTTCTTTGAATGGGTGGATTTGCAGTTCGAGCGGCAAGGCTTCCTGCCCAGCAATCCGTTGACCAAGGCATTGGCCTATGCACGCGAGCGCCGCGCGCAACTGCAGGTGTTTCTGGGCGATGCGGATGTGGCCATGGATACGAACCATCTGGAACGCGCCTTGCGCGCGATACCAATGGGCAGGCGCAATTGGTTATTCTGCTGGACGGAGGTGGGCGCCAAGCGCGCGGGCATCATGCAGAGCCTGATCGTGACATGCCGTTTACATGACATTGACCCCTACACCTACCTGGTTGATGTCTTGCAACGCGTAGGCCACCACCCCGCCTCCAGAGTTTCAGAACTGACGCCTCGTCAATGGAAGCAGCACTTCGCCGAGAATCCATTGCGTTCACCATTACACGGTTTGGTAACGTAGGCAATAACGCCGGACAGTGACCGGTTACGAGGCGCTGGCATTGGCGCTACTTCCGTGGACATGGCCGACCACAGTGTGCCGTCCTTCATCGCACTGCCACTTCTCACGAAGCCGGCTGAGCCTGTGGAGCGTGAGATCAAGGTGGAGGTTCGCAAAGGAGGTCTGGTCATGACCGTTACCTGGCCCATGTCTGCAGCCAGTGACTTTGCCTGCTGGTCGGCCTCCGTCCTCAAGTGATTCGCATCGACTGCGCCTGGCTGGCAGTGCAGCCACTGGACATGCGTGCGGGCACGGACACGGCACTGGGTAGAGTCGTCCAGGTGTTCGGTGCGGCGCATCCCCACCACGCCTATCTGTTTGCCAACCGCCGGGCCAATCGCATGAAGGTGCTGGTGCACGACGGCATCGGCATCTGGTTGGCGGCCCGGCGACTCAACGAAGGCAAGTTTGTCTGGCCAGCACCGGGCATCAACCG
This DNA window, taken from Rhodoferax potami, encodes the following:
- the tnpC gene encoding IS66 family transposase translates to MSMPNTSTPTFTVETVMGLSPQSIAQTLQAQAASISALEQQLEWFKRQLFGKKSERFAPLPDAQQMHLGQLLGDLPATDAPEADSDSNTIPAHQRRKPRSNFADEGTPASFFDETKVPVHTIELANPETKDLSPDQYEVVSQKVSHRLAQRPGAYVVLKYVRSVIKRHDTQTLHCAGAPTGIIEGSRADVSLLAGVVVDKFAWHIPLYRQHQRLSQAGFKLSRAWLTQLAQKTISLLEPIYDTQLESIRNSRVKAMDETPIKAGRSGPGKMKAAYFWPVYGELDEVCFAYFESRRHEHVQQALGLPGATDAVLLTDGYEAYARYAAKTGITHAQCWAHCRRGFFEALGAEPQAAGQALQQIGEIYAQEEAIRERDLYGDAKREHRLSHSKPLVQNFFEWVDLQFERQGFLPSNPLTKALAYARERRAQLQVFLGDADVAMDTNHLERALRAIPMGRRNWLFCWTEVGAKRAGIMQSLIVTCRLHDIDPYTYLVDVLQRVGHHPASRVSELTPRQWKQHFAENPLRSPLHGLVT
- the tnpB gene encoding IS66 family insertion sequence element accessory protein TnpB (TnpB, as the term is used for proteins encoded by IS66 family insertion elements, is considered an accessory protein, since TnpC, encoded by a neighboring gene, is a DDE family transposase.), which translates into the protein MIRIDCAWLAVQPLDMRAGTDTALGRVVQVFGAAHPHHAYLFANRRANRMKVLVHDGIGIWLAARRLNEGKFVWPAPGINRQHQLSTEQLHALVLGLPWQRLGVEGIITVV